The Campylobacter concisus genome has a window encoding:
- a CDS encoding nucleotidyl transferase AbiEii/AbiGii toxin family protein, which translates to MLEQYQKDRIKLIKEILPYLGDTFVLKGGTALSLYYGLNRYSEDIDLDCTTNNMNFINKLKRHKDFSNWNINIKKDTDTVFRAMIDYGATSHYGSYPLKIEVSSRNKDLLRSKTLNFENINGVNVYCVDELIKMKGVAFSGRDKIRDFYDLGYLLQTYPDKFSKENLFGIREKIFYCGEDELNLLLKDESLQHKLISQDKIHITDTYTQDVLRRINTLLEPVIQRDATQSQKQQNDSSKAVLSRLGIAYVKKVESGVIKIKETKNTKEKER; encoded by the coding sequence ATGCTAGAGCAATATCAAAAAGATAGAATTAAACTTATAAAAGAAATTTTGCCATATCTTGGGGATACCTTTGTTTTAAAAGGTGGAACGGCACTTAGTTTATATTATGGGCTAAATAGATATTCAGAAGACATTGATTTGGATTGCACAACCAACAATATGAATTTTATAAACAAGCTAAAGCGCCATAAAGATTTTAGTAATTGGAATATAAATATTAAAAAAGATACCGACACTGTTTTTAGAGCAATGATAGATTATGGTGCAACCTCTCATTACGGCAGCTATCCACTAAAAATAGAAGTTAGTAGCAGAAACAAAGACCTACTGAGATCCAAGACTTTAAATTTTGAAAATATAAATGGTGTTAACGTCTATTGTGTGGATGAGCTTATAAAAATGAAAGGAGTTGCTTTTAGTGGCAGAGATAAAATTCGAGATTTTTATGATCTAGGGTATCTACTACAAACTTATCCTGACAAATTTAGCAAAGAAAATCTTTTTGGAATACGAGAAAAGATCTTTTACTGTGGCGAGGATGAACTAAATTTACTTTTAAAAGATGAAAGTTTGCAACATAAACTTATATCACAAGACAAAATTCACATAACTGATACTTATACTCAAGATGTATTAAGGCGTATCAATACTCTACTAGAGCCAGTAATACAAAGAGATGCAACACAATCTCAAAAACAGCAAAATGATAGTTCAAAAGCCGTTCTGTCTAGACTTGGTATAGCATATGTCAAAAAAGTAGAAAGTGGAGTCATAAAAATAAAAGAAACCAAGAATACAAAAGAAAAGGAAAGATAA
- a CDS encoding AAA family ATPase: MVIAVCNEKGGSGKTNIAINLAIKLGLMKDDTLLVDADPQRSIDVFTDIRADANLPLLFNAVSKLGSSMLKEIQSLKQKYDSVVIDTGGRDSQEMRQALAVCNIAIIPVIPSDLDIAVLNKMILVFNQAKIYNPNSKALIVISKASPNPFLAKKVEALREYISEKKLEDIFLANSIIYEREAYRNAFSAGMGVSEYCKDNENAKLDFEGFFNELVNFANN, from the coding sequence ATGGTAATAGCAGTCTGCAATGAAAAAGGTGGTAGCGGAAAAACAAATATTGCTATAAATTTAGCCATAAAATTAGGTCTTATGAAAGATGACACTCTTTTAGTAGACGCTGATCCTCAAAGAAGTATAGATGTTTTTACTGATATTAGAGCTGATGCAAATTTACCACTACTATTTAATGCTGTCTCAAAACTTGGATCATCGATGCTAAAAGAGATACAAAGCTTAAAGCAAAAGTATGATAGTGTAGTAATTGATACTGGTGGACGTGATAGCCAAGAAATGAGACAAGCGTTAGCGGTTTGCAATATTGCTATTATCCCAGTTATTCCGAGCGATCTTGATATTGCCGTTTTGAACAAAATGATACTAGTTTTTAATCAAGCGAAAATTTACAATCCGAATTCAAAAGCACTAATAGTTATCTCTAAAGCTTCACCAAATCCTTTTCTAGCTAAAAAGGTAGAAGCACTACGTGAATATATTAGCGAAAAGAAGTTAGAAGATATTTTTCTAGCAAATAGCATAATCTATGAACGTGAGGCATATAGAAATGCCTTTTCAGCAGGAATGGGTGTGAGCGAATATTGCAAAGATAACGAAAACGCAAAGCTTGATTTCGAAGGCTTCTTTAACGAACTTGTCAATTTTGCTAATAATTAA
- a CDS encoding toprim domain-containing protein, giving the protein MREDEHTASASIDPKNGYIKDFGSGFRGDIIAFYKEIKNCDERSAFLEVAGILDNLKIDHDLNHGQKTNIAIHKKAINARPIKEEPTIDYLDDDIVKKYENERRENFTRYQELLHKLLPVCDNNQRKEIAQKFQIGYSKEEDRLVMPLRNETGKIVTLWKYNPNLNIKYTFSKNRPRCAFNIQALKEYTRDDSPIFIAEGEKDCLNMLSRGYKAISFGSAATHLKQIQIDMLKDSYIVVAYDYDEAGKNGAKALKEQLNNSCKVVEIIEWEKILKQNGLEKELKKGFDFTDFLKLSAKEREKNKELIDDRQQRKR; this is encoded by the coding sequence ATGCGAGAAGATGAGCATACCGCTTCTGCTTCTATTGATCCAAAGAATGGCTATATTAAAGACTTTGGCAGTGGTTTTAGGGGTGATATAATAGCATTTTATAAGGAAATAAAGAATTGCGACGAAAGAAGTGCATTTTTAGAAGTAGCAGGCATTCTAGACAACTTAAAAATAGATCATGATCTAAATCATGGGCAAAAGACAAATATTGCTATTCATAAAAAAGCTATAAATGCTAGACCAATTAAAGAAGAACCCACAATAGATTATCTTGATGACGACATAGTAAAAAAATACGAAAATGAAAGGCGTGAGAATTTTACACGCTATCAAGAACTTTTACATAAACTGCTTCCAGTTTGCGACAATAATCAACGTAAAGAAATAGCTCAAAAATTTCAAATAGGTTACTCCAAAGAAGAAGATAGGTTGGTAATGCCATTAAGAAATGAGACTGGCAAGATCGTAACGCTTTGGAAATATAATCCAAATTTAAATATCAAATACACTTTTAGCAAAAATAGACCACGCTGCGCCTTTAATATCCAAGCATTAAAAGAATATACAAGAGATGATAGTCCTATATTCATAGCTGAAGGTGAAAAAGACTGCTTAAATATGTTGTCACGTGGATATAAGGCTATAAGCTTTGGGAGTGCTGCCACTCATTTAAAACAAATTCAAATTGATATGTTAAAAGATAGTTACATTGTTGTAGCATATGATTATGACGAGGCAGGGAAAAATGGTGCAAAGGCTTTAAAAGAGCAGTTAAATAACTCTTGTAAAGTTGTAGAAATAATAGAATGGGAAAAGATACTCAAACAAAACGGATTAGAAAAAGAGCTAAAGAAAGGATTTGATTTCACTGATTTTCTAAAACTTAGTGCCAAGGAGAGGGAAAAAAACAAGGAATTAATAGATGACAGACAACAAAGAAAAAGATAA
- a CDS encoding N-6 DNA methylase, translated as MAKQKNDNNLYDSLDLFSMADAHPEYFGGNLNSIIEKTIDIDTQINEIENSLFETINTTDVTPNEETIINPIKKFNNTFEDLKLSDALELGGEKDRFRKNIAAIKTTNEIYPKLDLAKKGEIELNITREQQLTIANFSGWGGINGLFDERNEKWKDEREELKKLLSESEYDAAKRSNLTAYYTPKNIVSAMYKGLERLGINADRADLNKEILEPSVGNGSFITFNKNDNFHFTGLDIEPLTIKMNKILYPNQKNNNIGYEKFTYDEQFDAVVGNPPFLDVPLFDNKHQDLYGSAHNFFIQKATQYSLKEDGISAFVVSRHFMDAKYNSARDEIAQNHTFLGAVRLPNNVFKHTEAETDIIFLQKGKHPEYNKEISNIKSTQVAQDGTELNQSINHYFIENPQNILAKPVLRNGQFGKAIFYDPKDDINFSLDTAIENFIENQLPANVYKWREPASIIDFAIESYDDAYDYVKDLKENSLLIYNDQICKITSSINGEIRASKIEDLSPTIQNRIKKYIPLRDKLKELIALEQTDIKDDDIKLKQTREQLNLLLDNYHISEGFLSGNKAASFKNLDVEFSKVKALEKNYKKPERARDGKEAIKESCEKANILLRRTIGFTPEILFDNEKDGALVSMYQFGKIDINYISKKLGKSNIEVEDQIIAEKLAFYDPEKLSKGERELIFTPIYLSGNVKEKLKSAKNLQDIYADLMQNNIEELSKVIPQDISFVDIDTRFGSSWIPIKYYDDFLKNELKTSNYNNDAWKLQNLGSMGWQIDGDKYHLSQYATYNYSVEVKGLTTQRLINGNYEIHQNVGNNKSVYDIIESALNNTPIKIMEKTNEPLLDKEGNIKRDKEGNIVFKQVINPEKTAEANAKVEMLKSKFNEWIYSDRARAKELERIYNDKFNCYVKAKFNGDGLEILGLDGNIKLRKHQKDAIFRSMVQKNILLDHEVGAGKTYAAIAAVMKQKELGLVKKPLIIVPNNLVTQWDQSIFDAFPNANVLVADENSLSPKERDEFLAKVANNDWDAVVIKYTQVEKLPVPFETQKKILDKEIYELKEALRYYEERDESTNRRSARQVEKMIARVEKKVEKLFDDKAKSKTMDFSMLGVDSIVVDEAHNFKNLGVISPMNAKGKGANTSSKRALNMLALTTYINDKKDGKVMFLTGTPVSNSLSEIYNMQRYLQPKELENLGIDSFSNWASNFAGIDIAPVRDASGRIKMEARFSSLTNLPELSNILSQTTDTITNDDIKAFSKTFVPNKEVIYVKSEKSKRISDYIGEADENGIYPRYSITGRLISMEGGGYDPSIDNPLKVTNDAKKASIDFRLIDPTAPDYPNSKINIAVDEIFKEWQTWGDKKGTQLVFLDVGTPKSTSDKSFNLKLDEILAREEQKTEYVDEFENINDTLENSEVSVDDLDENGEVLKKDEFDDSRFFLYGDIYKKLVDKGIPREQIAFIHDAVSNEEKADLFKKVNDGEVRVLLGSRAKMGTGVNVQRRITALHHIDCPWRPSDITQSNGRAIRQGNLFYENDPENFIIKEFRHITPGTFDERNWELQSKKNEAILNFRRGVVGERSLNGFEEDLLNSNEARAVASENPLIFTEFELNEAIKKERNELKRYKEQVFSNGEEQEKNNIRMANIEIQISKIDIIKDIVKQNTSENFTCKMNKYKASIATGGFEPIVHDFNIPKDKNGTDTNEIEIKQNQMADILQDNINLLFAEKETPREVAEYKGFKVIGEVTNTAFNGNIIFFKLVNKEYDIELEPRSLEYNDDISKGISAREQISLRGFFTRINNVLSDEALQKRLEKNKNDLEKLKESNITLKEWLASNQVYPKQELLNKLQKDLEICNSENEKMIVDRQYKSEFKSSALEEYKNWDKIQKEKLLEKLKERNNNDQVERPAFTQPQYKLSKQTEEKSRSIDTGISL; from the coding sequence ATGGCAAAACAGAAAAATGATAATAATCTATATGATAGTCTTGATCTATTTAGTATGGCAGATGCTCATCCAGAATACTTTGGAGGTAATCTCAATTCAATTATAGAAAAAACGATTGATATAGATACACAGATAAATGAGATAGAAAATAGCTTATTTGAAACTATAAACACAACAGATGTTACACCAAATGAAGAAACCATAATTAATCCTATAAAAAAATTCAATAATACCTTTGAGGACCTAAAACTAAGCGATGCCCTAGAACTAGGTGGGGAAAAGGATAGATTTAGAAAAAATATTGCAGCAATTAAAACTACTAACGAAATTTACCCAAAATTAGATCTTGCTAAGAAAGGCGAAATAGAACTAAATATTACAAGAGAGCAACAGCTAACAATAGCTAACTTTTCAGGCTGGGGAGGAATAAATGGACTATTTGATGAACGCAATGAAAAATGGAAAGATGAAAGAGAAGAGCTCAAGAAGCTACTTAGCGAAAGTGAATATGATGCTGCTAAACGCTCAAATTTAACTGCATATTATACGCCTAAAAATATCGTTTCGGCAATGTATAAAGGTCTCGAAAGACTTGGTATTAATGCCGATAGAGCAGATTTGAACAAAGAAATTCTAGAGCCTAGTGTAGGAAATGGTTCGTTTATTACGTTTAACAAAAACGATAATTTTCATTTTACTGGTCTTGATATTGAACCTCTTACAATTAAAATGAACAAAATTTTATATCCGAATCAAAAAAATAATAACATTGGCTACGAAAAATTTACTTATGATGAGCAGTTTGACGCAGTTGTTGGCAATCCTCCATTTTTAGATGTCCCACTTTTTGATAATAAGCATCAAGATTTATATGGTTCAGCCCATAATTTCTTTATACAAAAAGCCACACAATACAGTTTAAAAGAAGATGGAATAAGTGCTTTTGTAGTAAGTCGTCACTTTATGGATGCTAAATACAATTCAGCAAGAGATGAGATAGCGCAAAATCATACTTTCTTAGGTGCAGTGCGTTTGCCAAACAATGTTTTTAAGCACACAGAGGCTGAAACAGATATCATTTTTCTACAAAAAGGCAAGCATCCTGAGTATAACAAAGAAATATCCAATATTAAATCAACTCAAGTAGCACAAGATGGCACAGAATTAAATCAAAGCATAAACCATTATTTTATTGAAAATCCCCAAAACATACTTGCTAAGCCTGTCTTGAGAAATGGGCAATTTGGAAAAGCAATTTTTTATGATCCAAAAGACGATATAAATTTTAGTCTTGATACAGCAATAGAAAATTTTATAGAAAATCAACTTCCTGCTAACGTATATAAGTGGAGAGAGCCGGCATCTATTATCGACTTTGCAATAGAAAGTTACGACGATGCCTATGACTATGTTAAGGATTTAAAAGAAAATAGCCTTTTAATCTATAATGATCAAATTTGCAAAATAACCTCGTCGATAAACGGAGAAATAAGAGCATCAAAAATTGAAGATTTAAGCCCCACCATCCAAAATAGAATTAAAAAGTATATACCTTTAAGAGACAAACTCAAAGAGCTCATTGCACTAGAGCAGACAGATATCAAAGACGATGATATAAAACTAAAGCAAACAAGAGAACAGCTTAATTTGTTACTAGACAACTATCATATTAGCGAAGGATTTTTATCTGGGAATAAGGCAGCATCATTTAAAAATCTAGATGTAGAGTTTAGCAAAGTCAAAGCTCTAGAAAAAAACTATAAAAAACCTGAACGTGCAAGAGATGGCAAAGAAGCCATAAAGGAAAGCTGCGAAAAGGCTAATATTTTACTTCGCCGAACAATAGGCTTTACTCCTGAAATTTTGTTTGACAATGAAAAGGATGGTGCATTAGTAAGCATGTATCAGTTTGGAAAGATCGATATAAACTATATTTCAAAAAAACTAGGAAAATCAAATATCGAAGTCGAAGATCAAATTATTGCAGAAAAACTGGCTTTTTACGATCCAGAAAAATTATCAAAAGGCGAAAGAGAGCTAATTTTTACTCCAATTTATCTTAGTGGAAATGTCAAGGAAAAATTAAAATCAGCAAAAAATCTACAAGACATTTATGCGGACTTAATGCAAAACAATATAGAAGAACTTAGCAAGGTCATACCACAAGATATTAGCTTTGTTGATATAGACACGAGGTTTGGCAGTTCTTGGATACCAATAAAATACTATGATGATTTTTTAAAGAACGAGCTAAAGACATCAAACTATAATAATGATGCATGGAAACTTCAAAATTTAGGTTCCATGGGTTGGCAAATAGACGGAGATAAATATCATCTTTCACAATATGCAACTTATAACTATTCCGTTGAAGTCAAAGGACTTACCACACAAAGACTAATTAATGGAAATTATGAAATACACCAAAATGTAGGTAACAATAAAAGCGTATATGACATTATAGAAAGTGCTCTAAATAATACACCTATAAAGATTATGGAAAAAACAAATGAGCCTTTGCTAGATAAAGAAGGTAATATTAAGAGAGATAAAGAAGGTAACATAGTCTTTAAACAAGTAATAAATCCAGAAAAAACAGCTGAAGCAAATGCGAAAGTTGAAATGCTAAAAAGCAAATTTAATGAATGGATATATAGCGACCGAGCTAGAGCAAAAGAACTAGAACGTATTTACAACGACAAATTTAACTGCTACGTTAAAGCCAAATTTAATGGAGATGGTTTAGAAATTTTAGGGCTTGATGGCAATATAAAACTTAGAAAGCACCAAAAAGATGCTATTTTTAGAAGCATGGTTCAAAAAAATATTTTACTTGATCACGAAGTTGGGGCTGGCAAAACATATGCAGCAATAGCTGCTGTTATGAAGCAAAAAGAGCTTGGGCTTGTAAAAAAACCTCTAATCATCGTTCCAAACAATCTTGTAACCCAATGGGATCAAAGTATTTTTGATGCATTTCCTAATGCTAATGTGCTAGTGGCAGACGAAAACTCTTTAAGCCCAAAAGAAAGAGATGAGTTTTTGGCTAAAGTAGCAAATAATGACTGGGATGCCGTTGTTATAAAATATACACAAGTAGAAAAACTACCAGTTCCTTTTGAAACACAAAAAAAGATACTTGACAAAGAAATTTATGAGCTAAAAGAAGCTCTTAGATATTACGAGGAACGTGATGAATCAACAAACAGACGTTCTGCACGTCAAGTTGAAAAAATGATAGCTAGAGTTGAAAAAAAAGTGGAAAAACTATTTGACGATAAAGCAAAATCCAAGACAATGGATTTTTCAATGCTTGGTGTTGATAGTATAGTGGTTGATGAGGCACATAACTTTAAAAATTTAGGCGTAATCTCTCCGATGAATGCAAAAGGCAAAGGAGCTAATACTTCAAGCAAGAGAGCATTAAATATGCTTGCACTTACTACCTATATTAACGACAAAAAAGATGGTAAAGTAATGTTTTTAACTGGAACTCCAGTATCAAACTCACTTAGCGAAATTTATAATATGCAGAGATATTTGCAGCCAAAAGAGCTTGAAAATTTAGGCATAGATAGCTTTTCAAATTGGGCTAGTAATTTTGCTGGTATAGATATTGCCCCTGTAAGAGATGCTAGCGGTCGCATAAAAATGGAAGCAAGGTTTTCATCACTTACAAACTTACCTGAGCTATCAAATATACTAAGCCAAACAACAGACACTATCACAAATGATGATATTAAAGCCTTTTCAAAGACATTTGTTCCAAATAAAGAAGTGATTTACGTAAAAAGTGAAAAATCTAAACGTATATCAGATTATATAGGGGAAGCTGATGAAAATGGAATTTACCCTAGATACTCAATTACTGGGCGACTTATTAGTATGGAAGGTGGAGGATATGATCCAAGCATCGATAACCCACTAAAAGTAACAAACGACGCAAAAAAAGCAAGTATTGATTTTAGACTAATAGATCCAACAGCCCCTGATTACCCAAATTCTAAAATAAATATCGCGGTTGATGAGATATTTAAAGAATGGCAAACTTGGGGTGATAAAAAGGGGACTCAGCTTGTATTCTTAGATGTTGGAACACCAAAAAGCACTAGTGATAAATCATTTAACTTAAAACTAGACGAGATATTAGCTAGAGAAGAGCAAAAAACAGAATATGTTGATGAATTCGAGAATATAAATGATACTTTAGAAAACAGCGAGGTATCAGTAGATGATCTTGATGAAAATGGAGAGGTTCTAAAAAAGGATGAATTTGATGATAGTAGATTTTTTCTTTATGGAGATATTTATAAAAAGCTAGTTGATAAAGGAATACCAAGAGAACAAATAGCATTTATACATGATGCAGTTAGCAACGAAGAAAAAGCGGATCTTTTTAAAAAAGTTAATGATGGTGAAGTTAGAGTTCTTTTGGGCAGCCGTGCAAAAATGGGAACAGGAGTAAATGTCCAAAGACGCATCACAGCACTTCACCACATAGATTGTCCATGGAGACCAAGTGATATAACACAAAGCAATGGAAGGGCGATTAGACAAGGTAATCTCTTTTATGAGAACGACCCAGAAAACTTTATAATCAAAGAATTTAGACATATTACTCCTGGAACGTTTGATGAAAGGAACTGGGAGTTGCAGAGCAAAAAGAACGAGGCTATATTAAATTTCAGAAGAGGTGTCGTCGGAGAACGTAGTTTAAATGGCTTTGAGGAGGATTTATTAAATTCAAATGAGGCACGTGCGGTCGCCAGCGAAAATCCTCTCATCTTTACAGAGTTTGAATTAAATGAAGCTATAAAAAAAGAGAGAAATGAGCTCAAACGATATAAAGAACAAGTTTTTTCTAATGGTGAGGAGCAAGAGAAAAACAACATTAGAATGGCTAACATAGAGATACAAATATCTAAAATAGATATCATTAAAGATATAGTAAAACAAAATACAAGCGAAAACTTTACTTGTAAAATGAACAAATATAAAGCCTCTATTGCAACTGGTGGTTTTGAGCCAATAGTGCATGACTTTAATATACCAAAAGATAAAAATGGCACAGATACTAACGAAATAGAAATAAAGCAAAATCAAATGGCAGACATCTTGCAAGATAATATAAATTTACTATTTGCAGAAAAAGAGACGCCAAGAGAGGTTGCAGAATATAAGGGCTTTAAAGTTATTGGAGAAGTTACAAATACAGCATTTAATGGAAATATTATATTTTTTAAGCTCGTAAACAAAGAATACGATATAGAGTTAGAACCAAGATCTCTTGAATATAATGACGATATATCAAAAGGTATTAGCGCAAGAGAACAAATTAGCCTTAGAGGCTTTTTTACAAGAATAAACAATGTCCTAAGTGATGAAGCCCTACAAAAGAGGCTAGAGAAAAATAAAAATGATCTAGAAAAATTAAAAGAATCAAATATTACTTTAAAAGAATGGTTAGCAAGCAACCAAGTTTATCCAAAGCAAGAACTTTTAAACAAACTTCAAAAAGACCTTGAAATTTGTAATTCCGAAAATGAGAAGATGATTGTAGACAGGCAGTATAAAAGTGAGTTTAAAAGTTCAGCACTAGAGGAATATAAAAATTGGGACAAAATTCAAAAAGAGAAGTTGCTTGAAAAGCTAAAAGAGCGAAACAATAATGATCAAGTAGAACGACCAGCATTTACGCAACCACAATATAAATTATCCAAACAAACAGAAGAAAAAAGCAGATCAATAGATACTGGCATCAGTCTTTAA
- a CDS encoding relaxase/mobilization nuclease domain-containing protein: MDDENFLKAKKIWSEFEKKQRKYFASPQSFKDKIWNKYLLSKGFISQKFTKNEREHTTKLLTKRRGYNSQVLIKITGKDQNFNQLKSHIKYISRDGLLDVFINDPLESDNEIFINDINEIAATFQDGVYDIPNKHDVEKLKLKEKNEVVHMVFSMKGENNIPVEEIKNAAIKTIKERFLNNHFILAVHNDTDNPHCHLDLKSVDCNGKRIKISPADLDMMRDEFAKNLTDLGYKATNFSYKNKKFSKNKFPDVWDGHKPHHYKITGYGEAKYNFSLDEHTEESYYVKFETSKGKETILWGKHLRQLMEDYNITNGDYARFAVTAQEPIVKKIYDKKTKQWCEKTLYRNVWDCSVEGKREVELTPLSEAEKKKTEYKILSRSDTKVVAPSSQTKDVNPKQNKTDSSKAQILQAKQKVVENTTNIDSKKANSLNKKDFNR; this comes from the coding sequence TTGGATGATGAAAATTTTTTAAAAGCTAAAAAAATCTGGAGCGAGTTTGAAAAAAAACAGAGAAAATATTTCGCTTCTCCTCAAAGTTTTAAAGATAAGATTTGGAATAAGTATCTTTTAAGCAAAGGTTTTATTTCTCAAAAATTTACTAAAAATGAAAGAGAGCATACAACTAAACTTTTAACTAAAAGACGTGGATATAATTCTCAAGTCTTGATAAAAATTACTGGCAAGGATCAAAATTTTAATCAACTTAAAAGCCATATAAAATATATTAGCCGAGACGGCTTACTTGATGTTTTTATTAATGATCCTTTAGAAAGTGATAATGAAATTTTTATTAATGATATAAATGAAATAGCTGCAACATTCCAAGATGGGGTTTATGATATTCCCAATAAACATGATGTTGAAAAACTAAAATTAAAAGAAAAAAACGAGGTAGTGCATATGGTTTTTTCTATGAAAGGTGAAAATAATATCCCTGTCGAGGAAATTAAAAATGCTGCAATAAAAACCATTAAAGAAAGATTTTTAAATAATCATTTTATATTAGCAGTCCATAATGACACAGATAATCCTCATTGCCATTTGGATTTAAAAAGTGTTGATTGTAATGGAAAAAGAATTAAAATTTCTCCAGCTGATTTGGATATGATGCGTGATGAGTTTGCAAAGAATTTAACCGATTTGGGATATAAAGCAACAAATTTTTCTTATAAAAATAAGAAATTTTCTAAGAATAAATTTCCAGACGTTTGGGATGGACATAAGCCGCATCATTACAAGATAACTGGATATGGTGAAGCAAAATATAATTTTTCACTAGATGAGCATACCGAAGAGTCGTATTATGTTAAATTTGAGACAAGTAAAGGGAAAGAAACTATTCTTTGGGGCAAGCATTTAAGGCAGTTAATGGAAGATTATAATATTACAAATGGAGATTATGCTAGGTTTGCAGTAACTGCTCAGGAACCGATTGTAAAGAAAATTTATGATAAAAAAACTAAACAATGGTGCGAAAAAACTCTTTATAGGAATGTGTGGGATTGTTCTGTAGAAGGAAAGAGAGAAGTTGAATTGACTCCCCTCAGTGAAGCTGAAAAGAAAAAGACTGAATATAAAATTCTTTCCAGAAGTGACACAAAAGTTGTTGCTCCATCCTCGCAAACAAAAGATGTTAATCCAAAACAAAATAAAACTGACTCAAGCAAAGCTCAAATTTTACAAGCCAAACAAAAGGTTGTGGAAAATACAACAAATATTGATAGCAAAAAAGCTAATAGTCTTAATAAAAAAGATTTTAACAGATAG